Part of the Kineococcus aurantiacus genome, TGGCACCGGCAGCCCGCACGCGCACGACGCACGGGGAGGGGGCCTGGCGGGCCAGGGGCACGCCGGGGGGAGCTCCGGCGGGGGAGGGGCGGAGCGCGATCGCGTCGTGGAGCACGGGAGCCACCTGTTGGACTGGGTCGTGCGGCCCGGTGTTTGGACCGTCCGCGGCGCACCGCGGGACAGCCGGGGTCTCGGGCTGACCTCCCCACTGCACCACCCGGCCGTGCGGGGTGGCAAGCCCTCCCGTGTCGCACCGGGCCGCTCCGAGTGGCGACCGGTACCGGACGGCAACACGATGGCGGGGTCAGCGGCTCGCCGGACGGTGGGCCGGACCACGGTTGCGGAGGAGTTCCCCATGCCCGACTTCGGCGACATCAGCGAGAAGGCCAGCGACGCCGCGATCGACAAGGCCGGCGACGCGGTCGACCAGAAGACCGGTGGCGACCACGCCGACCAGGTCGACAAGGCCCAGGAGACGGTGGACCACAAGATCGGCGAGTGACCAC contains:
- a CDS encoding antitoxin encodes the protein MPDFGDISEKASDAAIDKAGDAVDQKTGGDHADQVDKAQETVDHKIGE